In one window of Gudongella oleilytica DNA:
- a CDS encoding LCP family protein has product MKNQNMKLFIKYFALFFTVFTLLFFAVGLITEGTSKNMTFLMMGIDSKSFAESKGVRSDTIMLFNVDRGTGEISILSIPRDTRTPIEGRKNKEKINHSFAYGGPELTVKTVENLLGIDIDHYVVVDYQVVSEYVDLIGGVRFNVPMDMSYSDPVADPPLKIDLKAGEQILDGDKALQYLRYRKGYKNADLGRIEAQQSFLKELIAQSAKPGIVLKIPGLYGIYNSGVNTDIPLTKLALYGISIFKYDLSNLISETLPGSPKTIDGVSYYIHSEEKTAEIIQSMIETNNQ; this is encoded by the coding sequence ATGAAAAATCAAAACATGAAGCTTTTTATTAAGTATTTTGCGTTATTTTTTACGGTATTTACACTACTGTTTTTTGCGGTCGGCTTAATCACAGAGGGCACGAGCAAAAACATGACATTCTTAATGATGGGCATCGACTCAAAGAGCTTTGCTGAGAGCAAAGGCGTAAGGTCAGATACTATCATGCTCTTTAATGTGGACAGAGGGACTGGTGAAATTTCCATCTTGTCCATACCACGGGACACGAGAACACCCATAGAAGGTAGAAAAAACAAAGAGAAGATCAACCACAGCTTCGCGTATGGCGGGCCTGAATTGACTGTAAAAACCGTTGAGAATCTTCTTGGGATAGATATAGATCATTATGTGGTGGTTGACTATCAGGTAGTATCGGAATATGTCGATTTGATTGGAGGAGTCAGGTTCAACGTCCCCATGGATATGTCTTATTCCGATCCGGTCGCAGATCCACCTTTGAAAATCGATCTTAAGGCAGGAGAACAGATTCTTGATGGTGACAAAGCCCTTCAGTATTTAAGATACAGAAAAGGCTATAAAAATGCTGATTTGGGAAGAATTGAAGCCCAGCAGTCATTCCTGAAGGAATTGATAGCTCAATCGGCCAAGCCAGGTATCGTACTAAAAATACCGGGGCTATATGGAATATACAATAGTGGGGTAAACACAGACATTCCACTGACTAAGCTTGCATTATACGGGATATCCATATTTAAATATGACCTGAGCAATTTGATCAGCGAGACTTTACCCGGCTCTCCGAAGACTATTGATGGGGTTTCTTACTACATCCATTCTGAAGAGAAAACGGCTGAGATCATACAAAGTATGATAGAAACAAATAATCAATAG